Below is a genomic region from Actinomadura sp. NAK00032.
CGCGCGACTCCTACGTCACGATCCCGGCGCACAAGTCGAACGGGGCGGAGGGCGCGAAGGGGGCGCGGGTGCCGGCCCGTCCGGGCAAGCTGACCTGGGCGTACCAGTTCGGCGGGCCCGACCTCACGGTCAGCACGATCAAGCAGGCGACGGGCGTGTCCATCGACCACTACGTCGAGGTGAACTTCTTCGGCTTCGTGCACATGGTGGACGCGCTCGGCGGCGTGGACGTGTGCACCGAGGAGGCCGTGAACGACCCGAAGAGCGGGCTGAAGCTGCCCGCCGGCAAGTCCCACGTGGACGGCCTGAAGGCGCTCGCGTTCGCCCGCGCCCGCTACACGCTGACCGGTGGCAGCGACCTCGGCCGCATCGAGCGGCAGCAGCAGTTCATGGCCGCGATGATGAAGCAGGCGCTGTCGACGAAGACGCTCGGCGACCCGGTGAAGTCGACGAAGTTCCTGAACGCGGCGCTGAAGTCGCTGCGCGTGGACGAGAAGCTGGCCGACGACCTGCCGAAGCTCGCCGACCAGATGAAGAACCTGTCGACCGACGACCTCACGTTCGCGAAGGTGCCGCTCGCCAACCCGGACTACAACACCGTCCTGTGGAACGCGCCGACCACCCAGTCGACCGTCCAGTGGGACCGGGGCGAGGCGCAGGACCTGTTCACCCGGATCAGGCGCGACCAGCCGCTGGCCAAGGAGACCCCGAAGCCGAGCGCCACGCCGACGAAGAAGCCCGAGGAGGAGCTGACGGTGCCGCCGGAGGAGATCTCCGTCCGCGTGCTGAACGCGATCGGCACCCGGGGCCTGGCGACGAAGGCGGGCGGGCAGCTGCGCGACGTCGGCTTCAAGGTGACGGTCGCGCCGGGCGTCGCGCGGCGCGGGCTGCAGACGACGCAGATCCAGTACGGCCCCGACCGGGCCGACTCGGCGAAGACGCTGGCCGCGGCGATCCCGGGCGCCAAGCTGAAGAAGGTGAGCTCGCTCGGCTCCCGCGTGCAGGTCATGGTCGGCGCGGACTGGGACGGCGTGGAGAAGGTGAAGGTGTCGCCGAGCACGTCGCCGTCGGCATCCCCCGAGGTGGAGACGGGTACGGCCACCTCCAAGCTTTGCGCCTGACGCCCCCGTCACTAGAATAATATTCTAGTGGACGTGGGAGGGAGCCGCATGACCGAGGACGTGCCCGCCGAGGCGTTCTACGAGCCGCTGGGCGAGGGCCGGTTCGCCGGCACGGTCGCCACGGCCGGCCCATGGTCGCCGGGCCTCCAGCACGGCGGGCCGGTGTCGGGCCTGATCGGCCGGGCGTTCGAGCGGCACGACCCCGTCCCCGGCACCCGGGTGGCCCGCGTGACGGTCGAGATCCTGAGCCCCGTGCCGGTCGCCGAACTGGACGTGCGCGTCCGGACCGTCCGGCCCGGTAAGCGGATCACCCTGCTCGAAGGCGAGATCGCGCACGAGGGGCGGACGGTCGTCCGCGCCGCCGCCTGGCGGATCATGGCGGCCCCGGCCCACCTGGACTCGGTCGCGCACGCCCCCGCCCCGCCGCCCCTCCCCGGCACGACGCCGCCGTTCGAGCCATGGCGCGACCTGCACATGGGCGGCTACCTGTCCGCGATGGAGTGGCGGCCGGTCGACGGCAACTTCGGGCAGCCGGGCCCCGGCACGACGTGGGCCCGCGCCCGCGTCCCGCTGGTCGCCGGCGAGCCCGACACGCCGCTCGTCCGGGCGCTCACGCTGGCCGACAGCGCGTCCGGCATCGGCAGCCAGCTCGACCTCGCCAAGTGGCTGATCATCAACACGGACCTGACCGTCGCACTGCACCGCGACCCGGTCGGCGAGTGGCTGTGCATGGCCGCGTCCCTGGACGCCAGCGCCGGCGGCAGCGCCCTCTGCCAGGCCACCCTCGCGGACCGCTCCGGCGAGATCGGCCGGGCCCTGCAGACCCTCCTGGTGGACGAGCGCCGCTGACCAGGTTTCCGCTCTTGATCACTCTGGGTAGTGGATCAGTGACAGATCGAAGTCACCTATCCAGGAGACCAGAGGATGTCGACAAGGATTCTCGGCCTGCTCACCACGACCGCCGCCGCCTCGGTGGCGCTCACCGCCGGCATCGCCGCCGCCGCGGCCGCGGCGCCGCCGCCCGCACCCGATCCGGCCCCGCCCGCGGTGGCCCAACCACCGGCGGCCCAACCACCGGCGGCGGATCAGCCCGCCGCGGACAAGCCCGCCGCGGACAAGCCGTCCGAGGCGGAGGCGCCGTCGCAGGCGGCCCCGCCCGCCGCGGAGCAACCGCCGCAGGCCGCCCAGCCGGAGTCCAAGCCGTCCACCAAGGACGCCGAGGACACCAAGAAGGGCAAGGAACTCAAGGAGTGCGCGGACGCCGACTGCGAAGTGAAGATCCGCGACGGCCAGGTGATCAAGTTCGCCAAGAAGTACAACATGGCCCCGATCCGCATCAGGGTCGAGGGAAACCGGATCACCTTCACCAGCCGGGGCCAGGGCACCGCGATGGAGAGCACGATGAACGCCACGCGCTCCAGCTCCAGCGTGACCTACAACGGCATCACGTTCAGCCCCAGGCTGAACAGGGACGGCTCGATCACCATGAAGGTCTCCCACGACGACTGACCTGCGCCACTGGGGGACGGGCAACGCGCCCGTCCCCCAGCGCTCACTACTGCGGGTCCGGGCAGATGGTTCGGTAGGGGACGCCGGAGGGGACGTACTTCGTCCATTCCTTGCGAGTCAGGGAGCGGCCGGCAATGGCGCAGGCGGCGCCGGTGGCGTTCGCGGGCATGGCGATGTTCCAGCGGCGGAGGACGGCGGCGCCGTCGGTCGTCGTGAGGGTCTTGTCCCCGGCGTCGAAGGCCACGGCGGTCACCGCTTCGGTGTGGCCGGTGAGGGGCGAGCCCAGCTGGCGGTGGCTGGCGACGTCCCAGAGCAGGGCGCTGCCGTCGGCGCCGCCGGTGGCGAGGGTCCGGCCGGAGGCGTCGAAGGCCACCGCGGTGACCTGGCCCTTGTGGCCGCTGACGGGGGCGCCGCGCGACTGCCGGGTGCGGACGTCCCAGAGCGAGACCGCCCCGTTCCCGCCGGTGGCGAGGGTCCGGCCGTCGGGGCTGAAGGCGAGCGCGGTGGCCGAGCCGGAGGGGTTGTCGAGCACGCCGAGGTCGCGGCGGCTCGCGATGTCGAACAGGTGCACCGCCGCCCCCATCCCGGCCGCCAGCGTGCGGCCGTCCGGGCTGAAGGCCAGCGAGGCCACCTGCTGGGACGAATCGCCCAGCACGGCGAGCATGCGGCCGGTCCGGGCGTCCCAGAGCTGCACCTTGCCGTCGACGACCGGCGTCGCGATCTGGGTCTGCGCGCCGCCTCCGGTGGCGAGCATCCGGCCGTCCGGGCTGAGCGCCATCGCGTTGAGCATGGACCCCGGGCCGCCCTCGAACGGCCCCGCCCAGCGCCCGCCGGACCACACGGAGATCTGGCCGTAGGTGTTGCCCGAGGCGATGCTCTTCCCGTCGGCGCTGACGGCCAGGGCCGTCGCCAGGTTGTCGGCGAGGTTCGGCGGCGGGCCGATGGGCCCGGCCAGGCGCCCGTTGGTCGCGGTGCTGTAGGACGAGTAGGCGACGCCGACCCTGCCGGGCGCGTGGGCCACGGCGAGGGCCCGCCCATCGCCGCTCGTCGCGGGCAGGACCACCTCGTCGGCCTTCTTGACGGGGACGAAGGGGCCGGGGAGCGGCTGGTGGACCTTCACGTCCCACATCCGCACGGCGTTCTTCCTGTCGGACAGGCCGGGCACACCGCTGACGGTGACCAGCGTCCGCTCGTCGGTGAAGGCCCCGGCGAGGACCTGCTCCTGGCCGGTGTCGCTGATGGCCCCTGCGCGCACGCCCCGCGCGACGTCCCACATGTCGGCGCCGACGAGCAGGGTCTTGCCGTCGGGCGTGAACAGGGGCCTCTGGACGTACTCCGTCTTCATCGGGATGCGCGTGCCGAGCGTCCTGCCGCTGCCTGAGTCCAGCAGGCGGATGGTCTTGTCGTGCCGTGCAGCGATGGTCTGGCCGTCCCGGCTTAGCGCGACCTCGTCGACCGCGCCGGGGATGGTCCCTTTGCGGCGGCCCGTAGGCACGTCCCATACCTCCAGTGCGCCTGGCAGGGCGAAGACGGCTGTTGCCGTGTCCGCGCTTAGCACCGCCTTGCTGCCTTGGTAGGAGCGGGGCAGGTAGCTGAAGGACGAAGGGAAGGGCATGCTGCGGGTGCGCTGCCGGGTCTGCGCGTCCCAGACGGTGACTCCGTCGGCGCCGATGACGGTCAGTGTCCTGCCGTCCGGGGAGAAGGCCACCGAGGAGGCGTGGGCGATGGGCAGGTCGCCGAGCGGCTTGCTCGTGGCCACGTCCCACAGCCGGACGGTGCCCTTGATCACGTCCCCGGCCGCCCCGGGCTTCTCCGAGGGGTTGCCCCTGCTGCCGGCGGCGGCCAGCACCCGGCCGTCGGGGCTCAGCGCCACGGGGAGGGTGAGATCGTCGCGGTAGTCGGCGTCGGGCAGCAGGCGCAGCGGCGGTCCGAGCTGCTTGCGGGCCTTCACGTCCCAGACCGCGACCGTGCCGTCGTCGTTGCCGAACGCGAGCCGCCCGCCGCCCGCCGAGACCGTGATCGGGTTCGGCCCGTACCCGCTGACGGCGCCCCGGCCGGACCGCGTGACGACGTCGAGGAGGGCGGCGCGGCTCTCCGGCGTCTCGTGGACGCGCTGCGCGGCGACGGCCAGCAGCGCCGCCGTCTCCGGGGTGCCCGCGAACTGGCGGCTCTGCGCGGCGAGCTGCTGCGAGGCCGCGATGTCGCGCTCCTCGCTCCCCGACCGCTGCGCCTGGATCGCCCACCCCGTCGCGCCCAGCGCCGCCACCGCGGCCACGGCCAGGACGCCGGCGATCACCCGGTTGCGGCGCTTGTGGGCGTACCGGGCGCGGGCGCTGGCGTCCATGAGGGCCCGTTCGAGCCGGCTCAGCGCGGGCCGCCGCGCGCCCGAGGTGGCCCAGCGGACGGCCTCGTCCATGTGCGCCCCGGTCAGGACGTCGGCGCGGCGGCGGCCGTGCTCGGCCCAGGTGCGGGCGGCCTGCCGGATGCGGTGGTGCGTGCGCAGGCCGTCGCGCTCGGCCTCGACCCAGCCCCGCAGCCGAGGCCAGGCCCGCAGCAGCGCCGGGCGGGTCAGCACGAACTGGCCGCCGGACACCAGCAGCAGCCGCCCGAACGCCTGCACCACCTGGCGCAGCGCCTGCGCCTCGGCGTCGTCCTGGCGGTCGAACAGCTCGTCTTCCGGGATCGGGCGCGTGGTCAGGCCGCCGTCCTCGCCCGGCACCACGAACCGCAGGAACAGCTCGGGGACGAGCCGCTGCGCTGCGGGGTGCAGGGCGGCGTAGGCGTCCTCGGCGACCTTGCCGAGGGCGGGGTCGCCCGGCTCCCACCGGGCCTCCAGGACGGCTTGCGCGGCACCTGCGGCGACCAGGTCGGAGCCGTCGCGCGGGTCGCCGGTCAGCGCGGTGAGGATCTCCGCCGCGGACGGCCTGGCCAGCGGCTCCTTCGCCAGCGCGGCCCCGACCAGCGGGCGCAGCGTCTCGGGCAGCACGTCCAGGTCGGGCTCGTGCGTGCGCACGCGGTGCGCGATCTCCGGCAGCGCGAGGCCCTTGAAGGCGTGCTCGCCGGTCGCGGCGAACAGCATGATCGCGCCCCAGGCGAACACGTCGGCCTCCGCCCCGGCCTGCCGTCCCGCGTACACCTCGGGGGCCATGTAGGGCAGCGTCCCGGCGAACGTGCCGGCGTCGGCCGAGCGGGTGTCCAGCACCCGCGCGATCCCGAAGTCGATCAGCCGGGGCCCGTCCGGGCCGAGCAGCACGTTGCCCGGCTTCAGGTCCCGGTGGACGACCTTGGCCCGGTGGATGGCGGTCAGCGCGGTCGCGATCCCGATGCCGAGCCGGTGCAGGTCGTCCCCGGCGAACAGCCGCCCGTCCCGGTCGGCGGTCCCCCGCACGACCGCCTGGAGGCTCAGCCCGTCGATGTACTCGCTGACGATGTAGGGACGCGGCGGCTCCAGCCGCACCTGAAGGATCCGCGCCGTGCAGAACGAGGCGACCCGCTGCGCCGCCCGGGCCTCGGCCGCCATCGCCTGCAGCTCCTTGGGCGACTCCTGCGCCCCGTGCAGCACCTTGACCGCCACCCGTGTCCCGTCGGGGGCGTAGGCGTCGTAGACGACCCCCTGCCCGCCGGCGCCCAACCGCCCGGCCGGCCAGAACTCCCCGATCCGTTCGGGGTCCCCCGGCTCCAGCGGATCCGGCATCCGATCACTCCGTCCGTCACGTCACCAGTGCTTGATCACCAGCCGCTGTGACGCTATCGGTCACTTCGGAGTTCACCGGAAATGTCAGCCGAGTCTGTTCGGTGCCTCCTCCACGGGGTGGACGGCGTCCGGCGCCCTCTGGGGCGTGCGCAAGATGCCCGCTGTGGCGGCGGCAACGGCGCACAGCACCACCGGCAGGAAGAACGTCAGATTCAGCGGCATAACGTGCGTCAGCGGGCCGATGACGGCGGGCCCGGCGAGCATGCCCAGATAACCCAGCCCGGCGACACGCGAAACGTTGGCGCCGATGGCGTCCGGATCGTGGTGACCGGCTGCGCTGAACAACTGAGGCACGCACCCGGACAACCCGGCCCCGGCCAAGGCCCAGCCCACGAGCGCCGACGGGACCCACGGCGACAGCGCCGCCACCGCCAGCCCGAACGCACCCAGAGCAGCGCCGTACCGCAGGACGGCGACCGGCCCGAAACGCGCCGCCACCCGATCGGCCAGCAGACGGCCGATGGTCATGGCAGTGGAGAAGGCCCCATAAGCAAAGGCGGCCGTAGCGGCGGAAGCGTCCAAGGCGTCACGCAGATGCAGGGTGCTCCAGTCGTTGGCCACGCCCTCCGACAACATGACCATCAGTGCGAGGGCGGCCATCATCCAAATCCGCCTGGGCGTCCGGGTGCGTGCCTTACCCCCGGCAGCGGTCCCGTGAGTGGCATCACCAGGCAGCAGCGCCGGAGCGGTCAGCACAGCCGCAACAACCCCGAACACCGCCGCTGCCCCCAGGGACACCGCCGGAGACCAGCCCCACCCGAGTGTGCGAGCACCGACCAACGCAGCCAGAACGCCCCCGAGCGAGAACGTCGCATGGAACGCGGACATGACGGGCCGCCGATAACCCCGCTCCACCTGCACGGCGTGGGAGTTCATGGAGACGTCCAGGGTGCCGTTGCCGACGCCGAGCACCAGTAGCGCCGCACCCAGCGTCCAGGCGTTCACGGCAAGGGCAGGCAGGATCAACGCAGCGCTGCACAACACCGCACTCAGCGGCACCATGACGCGGGCACCGACACGATCGATGAACCGACCGGCGCCCTGCATCCCGGCAACGGCCCCCGCGCCGAGCAGCAGCAGGAGCCAGCCGAAGACGGCGTGCCCCACTCCCACCCGGTCCTCGATGACCGGGATGTGGACGATCCACATGCCGAGCACGAAACCGTTCAGCCCGAAGTAGGCGAAGGTGGCCGCCCGTCCCGCCCGCAACTTCCTCCGCTCGTCAGACAAGGCGGACGTCCACACCGGCGTCGCGAAGCCGGGACACCGCCGCCGCGGGTGCCGAGCGGTCTGTCACCACCATGTCGAGCGTGGCGGCGGGGCAGACGAGCCCGAGGCCGGTGCGTCCGAACTTGGCCCCGTCGCACACGGCGACGACGCGCCGGGCGGAGGCGATCGCGGCCCGCTTGACCGGCACCTCGTCGAGTTCGTGCGCGGTGAGCCCGTGCTCGGCCGACAGCCCGCAGACCCCGAGGACGGCGGTGTCGACACGCAGCGAGCCCAGCGATGCCTCGGTCAGCGGTCCGGTGAACGCCAGCGCACCCGGCGCGGTCCGCCCACCGGGGACCAGCAACCGCACCTGCGGCGCGCCACTGAGCGCGTTGGCCGCGTGCAGATCGAGCGGCACGACGGTGAGCCGCCGCCCGACGATCGCACGGGCGACGGTAAGGGTGGTGGTGCCCCCGTCCAGGATGACGGCCTCCCCATCGGCGAGCAGCCCGTCCACCTCGGCGGCGATCCGCTCCTTGGCGTCGACCGCCTCCTGCTCCCGGACGGCGAACGGCATCGCCTCACCGCGCAGCAGCAGGCTCACCGCCCCGCCCCGCACCCGCCGCAGCACCCCGCGCTCGGCGAGCTGGTCGAGGTCGCGCCGGATCGTCATCTCGGACGCCCCGGTCTCCTCGGCCAACTCCCCCACCGACACCCGCTCGGTGGTCCGCAACCGCTCAATGAGCACAGCCACCCGCTCCGAACTCTCCACACGTGAGATCGAACATCCCCAATGTGCGAAAGTCAAGAGGCCGATCGCGCCACCCGGCCAAGGGCTTCATCCGCCCGTGCGGCGGCCTGGGCGAACGCATGGGCTTTGGCCGCCATGCACGTCCGGGGAAGCAGGTCCCGCCCTTCCACCCCGGCGAGACTCGTCCAGTACCGCGACTGGCAGGCCAACTCGTCCCGCAACTCGACCAGAGCAGCAGCAACCGCCCGCCGCTCACCAGAGGCCGCCCGCGACAGAACGCGCCTGAAAACCATTACGCGACGTCCCACGCCGCCCACACCACCTTGCCGACGGCGAGCGTGTACAGCCCCCAGCCGGACGCGAGCGACTCCGCCAGCATGAGGCCCCGCCCGCCCTCGTCGAGCAGAGCGGCGTCACCGACCTGAGGCAGCGCCGCACTGTCATCCCGCACCTCGACGACGAGATGCGCGGCGCACAACCGGAACCGCACGAGCATCATCGCGATACCGCGCGCCTCGATGTCCGTC
It encodes:
- a CDS encoding DeoR/GlpR family DNA-binding transcription regulator; translation: MAVLIERLRTTERVSVGELAEETGASEMTIRRDLDQLAERGVLRRVRGGAVSLLLRGEAMPFAVREQEAVDAKERIAAEVDGLLADGEAVILDGGTTTLTVARAIVGRRLTVVPLDLHAANALSGAPQVRLLVPGGRTAPGALAFTGPLTEASLGSLRVDTAVLGVCGLSAEHGLTAHELDEVPVKRAAIASARRVVAVCDGAKFGRTGLGLVCPAATLDMVVTDRSAPAAAVSRLRDAGVDVRLV
- a CDS encoding ATP-binding protein; this translates as MASLPSAVPVARYFARALLGSWEVDEARRWACQQVLSELVSNALEATGEPGGTDIEARGIAMMLVRFRLCAAHLVVEVRDDSAALPQVGDAALLDEGGRGLMLAESLASGWGLYTLAVGKVVWAAWDVA
- a CDS encoding LCP family protein — protein: MADGHDSGRGGPRSPEPDPLERYFRPRPGSHAAPDGDGGDDIEGVTIDGMPAPRVAVDGPRGPRRPGRGLSPRAAMSARRQKRFLTLTGTMSVFVLLTSGGAWAFQNYVTGMIDKVSVNGLGKGADGPKGAMTILVAGVDRREGLTKEQQKAAKLGHDQGERSDTMLLVHVSRDHDRVSVVSLPRDSYVTIPAHKSNGAEGAKGARVPARPGKLTWAYQFGGPDLTVSTIKQATGVSIDHYVEVNFFGFVHMVDALGGVDVCTEEAVNDPKSGLKLPAGKSHVDGLKALAFARARYTLTGGSDLGRIERQQQFMAAMMKQALSTKTLGDPVKSTKFLNAALKSLRVDEKLADDLPKLADQMKNLSTDDLTFAKVPLANPDYNTVLWNAPTTQSTVQWDRGEAQDLFTRIRRDQPLAKETPKPSATPTKKPEEELTVPPEEISVRVLNAIGTRGLATKAGGQLRDVGFKVTVAPGVARRGLQTTQIQYGPDRADSAKTLAAAIPGAKLKKVSSLGSRVQVMVGADWDGVEKVKVSPSTSPSASPEVETGTATSKLCA
- a CDS encoding thioesterase family protein; the protein is MTEDVPAEAFYEPLGEGRFAGTVATAGPWSPGLQHGGPVSGLIGRAFERHDPVPGTRVARVTVEILSPVPVAELDVRVRTVRPGKRITLLEGEIAHEGRTVVRAAAWRIMAAPAHLDSVAHAPAPPPLPGTTPPFEPWRDLHMGGYLSAMEWRPVDGNFGQPGPGTTWARARVPLVAGEPDTPLVRALTLADSASGIGSQLDLAKWLIINTDLTVALHRDPVGEWLCMAASLDASAGGSALCQATLADRSGEIGRALQTLLVDERR
- a CDS encoding MFS transporter, translating into MSDERRKLRAGRAATFAYFGLNGFVLGMWIVHIPVIEDRVGVGHAVFGWLLLLLGAGAVAGMQGAGRFIDRVGARVMVPLSAVLCSAALILPALAVNAWTLGAALLVLGVGNGTLDVSMNSHAVQVERGYRRPVMSAFHATFSLGGVLAALVGARTLGWGWSPAVSLGAAAVFGVVAAVLTAPALLPGDATHGTAAGGKARTRTPRRIWMMAALALMVMLSEGVANDWSTLHLRDALDASAATAAFAYGAFSTAMTIGRLLADRVAARFGPVAVLRYGAALGAFGLAVAALSPWVPSALVGWALAGAGLSGCVPQLFSAAGHHDPDAIGANVSRVAGLGYLGMLAGPAVIGPLTHVMPLNLTFFLPVVLCAVAAATAGILRTPQRAPDAVHPVEEAPNRLG
- a CDS encoding protein kinase, whose amino-acid sequence is MPDPLEPGDPERIGEFWPAGRLGAGGQGVVYDAYAPDGTRVAVKVLHGAQESPKELQAMAAEARAAQRVASFCTARILQVRLEPPRPYIVSEYIDGLSLQAVVRGTADRDGRLFAGDDLHRLGIGIATALTAIHRAKVVHRDLKPGNVLLGPDGPRLIDFGIARVLDTRSADAGTFAGTLPYMAPEVYAGRQAGAEADVFAWGAIMLFAATGEHAFKGLALPEIAHRVRTHEPDLDVLPETLRPLVGAALAKEPLARPSAAEILTALTGDPRDGSDLVAAGAAQAVLEARWEPGDPALGKVAEDAYAALHPAAQRLVPELFLRFVVPGEDGGLTTRPIPEDELFDRQDDAEAQALRQVVQAFGRLLLVSGGQFVLTRPALLRAWPRLRGWVEAERDGLRTHHRIRQAARTWAEHGRRRADVLTGAHMDEAVRWATSGARRPALSRLERALMDASARARYAHKRRNRVIAGVLAVAAVAALGATGWAIQAQRSGSEERDIAASQQLAAQSRQFAGTPETAALLAVAAQRVHETPESRAALLDVVTRSGRGAVSGYGPNPITVSAGGGRLAFGNDDGTVAVWDVKARKQLGPPLRLLPDADYRDDLTLPVALSPDGRVLAAAGSRGNPSEKPGAAGDVIKGTVRLWDVATSKPLGDLPIAHASSVAFSPDGRTLTVIGADGVTVWDAQTRQRTRSMPFPSSFSYLPRSYQGSKAVLSADTATAVFALPGALEVWDVPTGRRKGTIPGAVDEVALSRDGQTIAARHDKTIRLLDSGSGRTLGTRIPMKTEYVQRPLFTPDGKTLLVGADMWDVARGVRAGAISDTGQEQVLAGAFTDERTLVTVSGVPGLSDRKNAVRMWDVKVHQPLPGPFVPVKKADEVVLPATSGDGRALAVAHAPGRVGVAYSSYSTATNGRLAGPIGPPPNLADNLATALAVSADGKSIASGNTYGQISVWSGGRWAGPFEGGPGSMLNAMALSPDGRMLATGGGAQTQIATPVVDGKVQLWDARTGRMLAVLGDSSQQVASLAFSPDGRTLAAGMGAAVHLFDIASRRDLGVLDNPSGSATALAFSPDGRTLATGGNGAVSLWDVRTRQSRGAPVSGHKGQVTAVAFDASGRTLATGGADGSALLWDVASHRQLGSPLTGHTEAVTAVAFDAGDKTLTTTDGAAVLRRWNIAMPANATGAACAIAGRSLTRKEWTKYVPSGVPYRTICPDPQ